A genomic window from Caldicellulosiruptor kronotskyensis 2002 includes:
- a CDS encoding flagellin N-terminal helical domain-containing protein, producing MRINNNVQALNTYNRLTINNDALAKSLEKLSSGMRINRAGDDAAGLAISEKMRGQIRGLNQAIRNAQDGISLIQTAEGALNETHSILQRMRELAVQAANDTNTDADRQALQSEVDQLVKEIDRIATTTQFNTKALLDGTVATTGLVFHIGANINQNITLTISDTQASALGLSGISISTQASANAAISTIDSAIQYISGVRAKLGAYQNRLEHTINNLGVSSENLTAAESRIRDVDMAKEMMAFTKNNILMQAATAMLAQANQLPQAVLQLLR from the coding sequence ATGCGTATTAATAACAATGTTCAAGCTTTAAACACTTATAACAGGTTGACTATTAATAATGATGCTTTGGCAAAGTCACTTGAAAAACTTTCATCTGGTATGAGAATCAATAGAGCAGGCGATGATGCAGCAGGTTTAGCAATTTCAGAAAAGATGAGAGGACAAATTAGAGGTTTAAATCAAGCTATTCGAAATGCACAGGATGGTATTTCTTTGATTCAGACAGCAGAGGGTGCTTTAAATGAGACACATTCAATTTTACAGAGAATGAGAGAACTTGCAGTTCAAGCAGCAAACGATACAAATACTGATGCAGATAGGCAAGCACTCCAATCTGAAGTTGATCAATTGGTAAAAGAAATTGATCGTATAGCAACTACAACTCAATTTAACACGAAAGCATTATTGGATGGAACAGTTGCAACAACAGGTTTAGTATTCCATATAGGTGCTAATATTAATCAAAATATAACATTAACAATATCTGATACTCAAGCTAGTGCATTGGGATTAAGTGGAATTAGTATTTCTACGCAAGCATCAGCAAATGCAGCTATTTCCACAATTGATAGTGCTATCCAATATATTTCAGGAGTAAGAGCAAAACTTGGTGCTTATCAAAACAGGTTAGAACATACAATCAACAATTTAGGAGTATCTTCTGAAAATTTGACAGCAGCAGAAAGCAGAATTAGAGATGTTGACATGGCAAAAGAGATGATGGCATTTACAAAGAATAATATTCTAATGCAAGCAGCAACTGCAATGCTTGCACAAGCTAATCAGTTGCCTCAAGCAGTATTACAATTATTGCGATAA